TTGTAGGATCTGAAACAGCTTAGGTTTCGATAACTGATGTTTCCAAATCACCTGATCTTCCAGTCCCAAACGCCGCACTAGTTTCTGATAGGGGCGAGCAAATTTTTCTTTATGCGCTGAGCAAATCACCAGCTTTAAGTCAGGTTTGTCCCTTAAGTATTGCAAAGCCTTGATGGCCACATCCACTCCCTGCCATGGCTGTAAGGCGCCAAAGTAAACCACATAATTCTCCGGTAAACTCCTGGGTCTCTTAAATGACTTGACAGGCTCCGCCCCATTAGATATCACCGTAACTTTCTCCGATTGAACACCACGCTTTTCAAGGTGGGACTTGATCACTTGCGAAGGGCAAATCAGGTGATCCGATTCATGGATGCACCTATCTTCCAGGTCCTGGATTTTGTAGAGTGTTTCCTTGGCAATATGCCGAAACCGATAAGGCAACTCAATGGATGGTAAGCCATTGACTTCAAAAACCGTTTCAATATGTGGCCTTTCCAGCAAGGGTAACCCTCCCCAGATATCTCTAAAGTGTCCTAATCGTAATTGATATTGCGACTCCAAAATATCATCCACCCATTCCGAAAAAGCCGTGGCGCGTCGAAGGAAATTACTTTCTTCTTTGTCAAAAGTTATATGTTTTCGAGGGGACCTGATCCATTGCCTTCGCTGCCCCTTGAGTGTAAGTAACATTGTTTCACCAAAAGCCTTGCTTAAAACCCGTGAAGCTTTCTCTATATGGATGTACGATCCTTTATAAGAGGGAAAAGGGTCAAAGGTGACATATACGGAATGATAGGAGCGCAACTTGCAGTACTTAGTAACGAAAAGGCATAAAAAAAGGGAACAAGATAGCTTGTTCCCTTCTAATATGATCAAGTGATTAAATCACTCTCCTTCTTTCTTCTCTTCTCCTTCCGCATCCTCTGCAGGGGCTTCCGGAGCTTCTTCTGTAGCCTCAGCAGCAGGTGCCTCTTCAACTACTGCTTCTGCTTCTGCCTCTACTTCTGCTTCTGGTGCATCTTCCACTACCACTGCATCTTCAACAGCTGTAGTTGCTTCTTCCTTCTTCTTACCAGAACCTCTTCTTGATCTTCTGGTCTTCGCTTTAGCAGGTGCTTTTTCTTCAAGCAATAACTCGTTAAAGTCTACCAACTCCATGACACACATTTCCGCGTTATCACCCAATCTGGCGCCTAACTTCAAGATTCTTGTGTAACCACCAGGTCTTGCTGCTACTTTCTCAGCAACGTTAGAGAACAACTCAGTTACGCTCTCTTTGTCCTGCAAGTAAGAGAATACTACTCTTCTTGAATGGGTGGTATCATTCTTTGCCTTTGTGATCAAAGGCTCGATGTACTTTCGTAAAGCTTTTGCTTTAGCAACTGTGGTGTTGATCCGCTTGTGCTTGATCAACGAGGAGGCCATATTAGATAGCATGGCACTTCTGTGAGAAGCCGTTCTCCCCAAGTGATTGAATTTCTTCCCGTGTCTCATTATTCCTCGTCCAGTTTATATTTTGAAAGATCCATACCGAAAGTCAGACCTTTGTCAGCTACTAATTGTTCCAATTCCGCCAGAGACTTCTTACCGAAGTTTCTGAATTTCATCATGTCAGAGATTTCCAATGACACCAAATCACCCAGGCTTCGTACGTCAGCTGCTTTCAGGCAGTTGTAAGCACGAACTGAAAGATCCAAGTCATTCAGAGAGCTCTTAAGCAGCTTTCTCATGTGAAGCAATTCTTCATCAACCTGCTCTGGCTCACCTTTCTCTTGTGTCTCAAGGATCATGTTCTGATCAGAGAACAACATGAAGTGTTGGATCAAAATATTTGCTGCACCTTTCAATGCATTTTCAGGGTGGATAGAGCCATCTGTTTCTATGTCAATGATCAATTGCTCATAGTCAGTCTTTTGCTCAACCCTCGTATTTTCAACGCTGTACTTTACGTTTTTGATTGGCGTAAAGATCGAGTCGATGGCAATAGAGCCGAAGTTCTGCTCTGCGGGCTTATTCTCCTCAGCAGGCACATAACCTCTTCCTTTCTCGATGGTCAATTCCATCTCGAACTGTGCTGAATTATCTAGGTTACAGATAACATGGTCAGGATTCAGGATCTCAAAAGAGGTCGTAACAGCTGCCAGATCACCAGCAGTCAATTGCGTCTTGTTCGCTACAGATACAGTAATGGTATTATCAACAACATCTGTGATCTTCTTGAAACGAACCATTTTCAGGTTCAGAATGATCTCAGTAACATCCTCAACTACTCCTTCGATTGAAGAGAATTCGTGCAATACACCAGGGATTTTCACCCCAGTGATGGCATATCCTTCCAGTGAAGAAAGGAGAATTCTTCTTAACGCATTACCAACTGTTACTCCGTATCCTTTTTCTAGTGGCTTGAAAGTAAACAGACCATGAAAATCGTCTGCCTTTTCCATCACCACTTTCTCCGGCATTTGAAATGCTAGAATAGACATATTCTTAGGAATTAAATATTGTTAATAATTATTACTTAGAGTACAATTCGACGATCAACTGCTCTTTGATGTTCTCAGGAATTTCTTCCCTTGAAGGAGCATTTAGGAACTTGCCTAAATAATCGGTCGGATTCCACTCAAGCCATGAGTATTTCTGTGCACTATGAGCTGCTAAGCTGTTAGACACTACCTCAAGTGACTTTGATTTTTCACGCACACCTACTACATCGTTGGCACGTAGTGTGACAGAAGGGATATTTACAATCTCTCCATTTACTGTAATGTGTTTATGTAGTACAAGCTGACGAGCTGCTCTTCTTGTAGGTGCAATTCCTAAGCGATATACAGTGTTATCGAGTCTTGACTCCAATAACTGAAGTAAAACCTCACCTGTAATACCACTCTTTCTTGACGCCTTGTCGAAGATATTAGAGAATTGTCGCTCTAATACGCCATAAGTGTACTTGGCCTTCTGCTTTTCAGCAAGCTGTATTGCATATTCAGATTGCTTTTTTCTTCTACCACGACCATGCTGTCCTGGAGGATAAGCCTTCTTTTGGAGCGTTTTACTTGGTCCAAAAATTGGCTCATTGAATTTTCTGGCAATCTTGGTTTTCGGCCCGGTGTATCTAGCCATATCTTTCTCTTATATAACCTTTAAACTCTTCTTCTTTTTGGTGGTCGACATCCATTGTGAGGAAGCGGCGTAACGTCTTTGATCATCGTCACATCAATTCCAATGTTCTGGATGGTTCTGATTGCAGACTCACGTCCTGCACCAGGGCCTTTTACGAATACTTCCGCCTTTCTCATTCCCAAATCGTAAGCAGCCTGAGCACAATCCTGTGCCGCTACCTGAGCCGCATAAGGAGTGTTCTTTTTAGAACCTTTGAATCCTTTTTTGCCTGCGGATGCCCAAGAGATCACCTGACCCTGAAGATTGGTCATAGAAATGATGATGTTGTTGAAGGTTGCTTGAATGTGAACCTGTCCAACAGGTTCTACAACCACAACTCTCTTCTTCGCTTTATCTTTTCTTTTCTGAGCCATGCTTAACTATTATTTAGTTGCTTTCTTCTTGTTAGCAACTGTTTTTCTACGTCCCTTTCTTGTTCGGGAATTATTCTTGGTACGCTGACCTCTCAAAGGAAGTCCTTTTCTGTGTCTCAAACCTCGGTAGCATCCGATATCCATCAATCGTTTGATGCTCAGCTGCACTTCAGACTTAAGTACACCTTCCACTTTGTAGTTTTCTGCGATGATAGCACGGATCTTACCTGCTTCTTCTTCAGTCCACTCGTGGATCTTTTTGTTTGGATCAACCCCAGCTTCAGCAAGGATACTTTGGGCACTACTTTTACCTATTCCGAAAATGTAGGTAAGGCCGATTTCACCCCTTTTGTTATCTGGCACATCTACGCCTGCGATTCTAGCCATGTCTTATCCTTGTCTTTGTTTAAACTTTGGGTTTTTCTTATTGATTACATAAAGTTTACCCTTGCGTCGGATAACCTTGCAATCTGCACTTCTCTTCTTGATGGATGCTCTAACTTTCATTTTTCAGTTTCTTTTAGACCTGTTGGCAGTTTTACCTTCCTCAAGGGCTTATTTATATCTGTATACAATCCTTCCTTTCGTTAGATCGTACGGAGACATTTCTAATTTGACTTTATCTCCAGGTAGAATCTTGATGTAGTGCATCCTCATCTTTCCTGAGATATGTGCGATCACTTCGTGACCGTTTTCCAACTCTACGCGGAACATTGCATTGGACAAAGCCTCTACAATTTTTCCATCTTGTTCTATGGATTGCTGCTTTGCCATTATGCTACTGCCGCGTTTTGAGTTCTACCTTTTACTTTTCCGGACTTCATCATTCCTTCATAGTGTCTCATCAACAGATAGCTTTCGATCTGCTGCAACGTATCAAGGATCACTCCTACCATGATCAGCAATGACGTACCTCCATAGAAGGTTGCAAAGTCTCTGCTTACCCCTGCAATAATTGCAAAGGCAGGAAGGATGGCGATGACCGCCAGGAAAACAGACCCGGGTAAGGTTACCCGAGACAGTATTCTATCTATGAATTCGGAAGTCTGCTTACCTGGCTTTACACCAGGAATGAATCCACCGTTTCTCTTCATGTCATCGGCAATCTGACTTGGATTGATGGTGATTGCTGTATAGAAGAAGGTGAAAAGGATGATCAAGGTACCGAACGCTACGTTATACTGCCAAGTCTCAATTTGAGAGAAGGTAGTGGCAATGTAGCTCGCTGTATCACTGCTATCTGCCCAGTATCCTGCTACCATGGAAGGTAAGAACATAAGAGACTGTGCAAAAATGATCGGCATTACCCCTGCAGAATTCACTTTTAATGGAATGTACTGTCTTTGACCTCCGTACACCTTATTACCAACCACTTGTTTGGCATACTGCACGGGAATCCGTCGAATAGCCTGCGTCAATGCTACCGTTACCAGTACTACAAAGAACAAGGCTACTAATTCGATAACAAGAATCAACGCCTGGCTTAATCCTCTTGATAAAGCTTCTGCGACAATACTTGCTGGGAATCTGGAAATGATACCGATCATGATTAGCATCGAGATTCCGTTTCCAATTCCTTTGTCAGTAATTTTCTCTCCCAACCACATACAGAAGATCGTTCCTGAAGTCAGGATGATTACTGCCGAGATTTTGAAGAAGAATGGGTTAGCAACAACGATGGCTTCTGCTGGAATAGTGGTTAAATAACCAAAAGACTGAGCCAAACAGATGAAGATCGTCAATACTCGAGTGATTTGATTGATTTTCTTTCGACCACTGTCGCCCTCTTTCTGTAGTCTCTGGAAATAAGGAACAGCCACTGTCATCAGCTGCAACACAATGGATGCAGAAATATAAGGCATGATCCCTAATCCGAAGATGGAAGCTTTTAGGAAAGCTCCGCCCAGGAAGGTGTTTAACAAACCGAAAATACCTTCAGCTGAGGCATTCAATTTAGACGGATCAACTCCAGGTAGCGTCACGAAGGACCCTAGTCTGAAAATAATAAGAAATCCTAAGGTGTTTAGGATTTTCATTTTCAGCTCCTCAATGGAGAAGATGTTTTTTATGGTCTGAAAAAATCTTTTCATCTACTCTTCGATCGTAATGGTTCCACCAGCTTTCTCGATAGCCGCTTTTGCAGACTCTGAGAATTTGTTGGCAGTAATTGTCAATGCAGCAGTCAACTCTCCCCTACCTAAGATCTTGATTACATCATTTGATCCTGCAAGGCCATTTTCCTTCAATACCGTAGTGTTGATCTCAGTGATGCCTTTGTCTTCGTTCAATTTCTGAAGCGTATCAAGGTTGATTGGCTTCATTACAACTTTATTGTTGTTCTTGAATCCAAACTTAGGAACACGTCTTTGAAGAGGCATTTGTCCACCTTCAAAACCGATCTTTCTAGAGTATCCTGAACGAGACTTAGCTCCTTTATGGCCTCTTGTGGAAGTACCACCTCTACCAGATCCCTGGCCTCTACCAATTCGCTTTCGACTTTTAGTCGAACCTTCTGCGGGCTTTAATGTTTCTAGTCTCATTCTTAAAGTTCTTTTACCTCAACGAGGTGAGCTACTGTGTCAATCATCCCCTGGATTTGAGGATTTAATTCTTTTTCTACGGTCCGGTTGATTTTTCCCAGTCCCAAAGCTTCAATGGTGCGTCTTTGATTAGACGGACGTTTGATCGTGCTACGCACTTGTGTAATTGCTACTTTTGCCATTACTCTTATCCGTTAAAAACTTTATCAAGTGTAACACCTCTTTGCTTCGCTACAGACCAGGGATCTCTCATCCTGTTCAGTGCATCAAAGGTTGCTTTTACCACGTTGTGTGGGTTAGAAGAACCTTTTGATTTTGCCAGTACATCGTGGATACCTGCACTTTCCAGTACAGCGCGCATCGCACCCCCAGCAATTACTCCAGTACCCGCAGAAGCAGGTTTCAATAAGACGAGACCGCCACCGAATTTACCAAGTGCCTCGTGAGGAACCGTACCTTTCAACACAGGAACTCTTACCAGGTTTTTCTTGGCATCATCGATACCTTTTGTGATCGCATCAGTTACTTCATTGGCCTTTCCAAGCCCATATCCCACTACACCGTGGCCGTCACCGACAACAACGATAGCGGAGAAACTAAATCTTCGACCTCCTTTTACAACTTTTGCTACTCGCTTGATTGCTACAACCTTTTCTTTAAGGTCAATCTCACTCGCCTTCACGGCTTTTATGTTGCTTTTCGACATATCCGATTTAGAATTTTAGGCCGCCTTCGCGTGCTCCGTCAGCCAATGCTTTAATTTTTCCGTGATAAGGATATCCATTACGATCGAAGACAACTTTCTCCACGTTAGCGCCTTTTGCTTTTTCAGCAAGGGCTTTCCCAACCTCTTTGGATACTTCGATGTTTACTCCTGTTTTTCCGATTTCTACCGAAGATGAAGAAGTAAGGGTAGTACCCGATACGTCATCAATGATCTGTGCGTAAATCGCCTTATTACTTTTAAAAACTGAGACCCTTGGAATATCAGCAGTTCCAGAAATTTTTGATCTGATGCCTTTTTTGATCCGGGATCTTCTTTCAGTTTTAGAAATTGCCATCTCTTAAGATTATTTAGCTGCAGTTTTACCTGCTTTCCTTCTAATTTGCTCACCAACAAATCGAATACCTTTTCCTTTGTAAGGTTCGATTTTTCTAAGGGATCTCAATTTAGCGGCCATTTGACCTACCAATTGTTTGTCAGCCCCTTCCAATGTTACGACTGGGTTCTTACCTTTTTCAGTAACTGCTGTTGCTTTTACTTCAGGTGGTATCGCCAAATAGATGCTGTGAGAGTATCCGAGATTTAACTCTAATACATTCCCTTGCAAAGCCGCTTTGTATCCTACCCCTACCAACTCAAGCTCTTTCTTATATCCGCTGTTTACTCCTTCGACCATGTTATTGATCAAAGAACGATACAAACCATGGAGTGCTTTGTGTCTTTTTTGCTCAGTTGGTCTTGCAACCACAACCTGACCATCTTCGATATTAGCTGTAATTTCTACACCAATATCTTGAGACAACTCTCCTTTAGGACCTTTCACAGTTACGTTACCTCCTTTGATATCAACGGTAACTCCTGCGGGTATGCTTACGGGTGCTTTTCCTATCCTTGACATGACTCCTGATTAATAAACGTAACAGAGAACTTCACCACCCACGTGTTCGCGTCTAGCTTCCTTGTCTGACAATACTCCTTTCGAAGTAGACAAAACAGCTATTCCCAAACCATTTAATACGCGAGGCAACTCATTTGCATTCGCATACTTTCTAAGGCCAGGTGTACTCACTCGCTGCAATTTTGTGATTGCAGATTGTTTCGTTTGAGGGTTATAACGAAGAGCAATTTTGATCACTCCTTGTTTTCCATCTTCCTCCACCTTAAAGTTTTGGATATAACCTTTGTCACGAAGTACACGGCTGACCTCCTTCTTCAAATTTGAAGCAGGGACCTCAACCACGCGATGGTTCGCTTTAATGGCATTTCTCAGCCTTGTCAAGTAGTCTCCTATGGGATCTGTTACCATAATATTTTCTTTTGCCCCTCCGAAAAGGGGTGCAAAGTTAGTTTATTGTAAATTTTATTCGAAAGAAAAAGTAAAAAAGATTACCAGCTTGCTTTCGTGACCCCTGGGATCTTGCCCTCGGATGCCATTTCTCTGAAAGTAACCCTGGAGATTCCAAACTTTCTCATGTAGCCTTTAGGTCTACCGGTAAGCTTGCATCGGTTGTGCAATCTTACTTTTGAGGAGTTTCTTGGAAGTTTATCCAGTCCTTCATAGTCACCTGCTTCTTTCAAAGCCTTACGCTTTGCAGCGTATCGGGCAACTAGCTTTTCTCTTTTTCTTTCTCTGGCTTTTACTGCTTCTCTTGCCATGACTTAATCTTCTTTCTGGTTTTTATTAACAAATGGCAATCCGAACGCTCGCAACAAGGCAAGGCTCTCTTCGTCTGAACCCGCACTCGTCACGAATGTGATGTCCATACCTGAGATACGGTTGATCTTGTCAATACTGATTTCAGGGAAAATGATTTGCTCTTCTACACCCAAGGTGTAGTTTCCTCTACCATCGAAACCTTTTTCTTTGATACCTCGGAAATCTCTTACTCGAGGAAGTGCGACAGTCATTAATCTGTCAAGGAATTCGTACATACGATCTCCTCGAAGGGTAACTCTTGCACCGATAGGCATTCCTTCTCTCAACTTAAAGTTAGAGACGGATTTCTTCGCTTTGGTTGGAACTGCCTTCTGACCAGCGATCATTGTCAATTCATCAACTCCTACGTCGATCAGTTTTTTATCTGCCACCGCAGCACCAATTCCTTTGTTGATCGCGATTTTCTCGATCTTAGGAACCTGCATTACAGACTTGTACTGAAACTTATCTTTTAATGCCGGAACGATATCCGACAGATACTTATCTTTTAATCTTGGATTAGCCATTGTCAGAAACAGATATAAAATTTCCGGATTTCTTAGCATAGCGCTGTAGCTTTCCATCGTCATTGAGTTTTCTACCAATTCTGGTAGTCTCGCCGGTTGATGGATCAACCACCATCAGGTTACTGATGTGCACCGCTGCTTCTGTATTTTGGATACCTCCTTCAGGATTGTTCGCAGAAGGCTTCACATGTTTAGTTACCATGTTAACTCCTTCAACGATCGCTCTGTTTTTGCTCAAGAAAATCTCAAGCACTTTTCCAGTAGAACCTTTATCGTTCCCAGCGATCACCTTTACCGTATCGCCTTTTCGGATGTGTGTTTTTACTTGTCCCATCGTTTAAAGTACTTCAGGTGCCAGTGAAACAATTTTCATGAACTGCTTTTCTCTCAACTCACGAGCTACAGGGCCGAAAATCCTCGTACCTCTAGGCTCGTTGTTGGTGTTCAACAAAACAGCTGCGTTATCATCAAATCGGATGTAAGAACCATCCTTTCTTCTGATCTCCTTCTTAGTGCGAACCACTACTGCTTTAGAAACAGTACCTTTTTTAACTGCACTTGAAGAAGAAGCAGATTTGACAGAAACTACTATCGTATCACCGATAGAAGCATATCTTTTCTTGGTACCGCCAAGTACCCTGATGCAGAGAACCTCTTTTGCTCCGGAGTTATCCGCTACACTTAATCTTGATTCTTGCTGGATCATTACTTCGCTCTTTCAATGATTTCAACCAATCTCCACCTTTTGTTTTTACTCAAAGGTCGAGTTTCCATAAGTCGTACTGTATCTCCGATGTTACAATCGTTGTTCTCATCGTGGGCAGTAAGCTTAGAAGTTTTTCGGATAAACTTCCCGTAAATAGGGTGTTTCTCTCTTCTTTCTACTGATACAGTTATGGTCTTTTGCATTTTGTTGCTAACCACCTGCCCAACTCGTTCTTTTCTTAGATTTCTTTCCATCAATCCGCTTGTTGATTTTTCTTATTGGACAATTCAGTATGCAACCTTGCAATCAGTCTTCTCGAATCGCGAATCTTCATGGGATTCTCGATCGGGGTTACTGCATGTGCAAACTTTAGCTTATTATAATTCTCTACCTCAACAGCGATCTTGCCGTTAAGTTCTTCGAGAGTTAAGGCTTTAATTTCAGAATTTTTCATCCCTGATAATCTCTACGGACAATGAATTTGGTACTGATAGGTAACTTTTGAGCCGCCAGTCTCAATGCTTCATTTGCAAGCTCAACGCTTACTCCTGATGCTTCAAACAAGATGGTACCAGGCTTAACAGTAGCTACCCAGTATTCTGGCGCTCCTTTACCTTTACCCATCCTTACTTCAGCAGGCTTCTTAGTTACGGGTTTGTCAGGGAAAATTCGAATCCAAACTTGCCCTTCCCTTTTCATGGCTCTGGTCATCGCGATACGAGCAGCCTCGATCTGCCGGCTAGTAATCCAACCTGGCTCTAAAGACTTGATACCGAAAGTTCCGAATGCCAATGTATGACCTCTTTGCGCAAGACCTTTAACGCGGCCTTTTTGCTTTTTTCTAAATTTTGTTCTTTTAGGCTGTAACATTTCCTAAACTTTTCGTCTGTTATCGCTTCCTTTTAGGTCCGTCACCTCTTCTTCTACGAGAAGCTCCTGGCCCGCCAGAGTTGCTGTTATTACCCATTCCAACATTAGGAGAAAGATCTCTCTTACCGAATACCTCTCCTTTAAAGATCCACACTTTGATACCGATCTTTCCGTATACAGTCTGTGCTTCAGATACTGCATAGTCGATATCAGCTCTCAAAGTATGCAATGGAATTCTGCCTTCTTTGTACTGCTCAGTTCTTGCCATCTCAGCTCCACCGAGACGTCCGGAACATTTGATCTTGATACCTTGAGCACCTACTCTCATAGAGGAAGCAATCGCTTGCTTCATCGCTCTACGATAAGAGATTCTCGCACGCAATTGCTGGGCGATAGACTCACCTACCAATACCGCGTCCAACTCAGGTCGTTTGATCTCGAAGATGTTGATTTGCAGGTCTTTTCCTGTAATCTTCTTCAACTCTTCTTTGATCTTATCTACTTCTGCTCCCCCTTTACCGATCACTACTCCTGGTCGGGCAGTATGAATAGTAAGGGTGATTCTTTTCAATGTACGCTCAATGACAACTTTTGAAATCCCACCTTTAGGGATCCTTGCCTTGATGTACTCACGTATCTTATGGTCTTCAACGATTTTGTCGGAAAAGTTCTTTCCGCCGAACCAGTTAGAGTCCCATCCTTTGACGATACCTAATCTAAATCCTACAGGGTTTACCTTTTGTCCCATCGTTACTCGTTTTCGTTTTCGTTAGAAATTGTACTGTTGTCCGCGTTTCGATCTGCAACCACTATTGTGATGTGGTTTGATCTTTTACGGATACGATGAGCTCGTCCCTGAGGAGCAGTTCTAAGCCTTTTCAAAATTCGTGCACTGTCCACAAATACTTCTTTCACGTAAAGGTCAGCCTCTTCGATTTTGACCTCTTCGTTCTGCTGTTGCCAGTCTGCAATCGCAGTTAGAAGCAACTTTTCTAAGGTATTAGATGCATGCTTATGATCGAACTTCAAAATGTTCAATGCCACATTCACTCGCTCGCCACGGATCATGTCAGCTACCAGTCTCATTTTTCGTGGAGCTGTAGGCACGTTTCTCAATGATGCTTTCACATCACCAAGTTTACCTGCGTTAGCTTGTTTCCACTCCTTCTGAGCTTCTTTCTCAAGTCTGATTCTTACAGACTTCTTGATTTTGGTCTGTTCAGTAGCTTCCATTATCTTCTACCTTTATCTTTTTTGGCAATGTGACCTCTAAAGTTCCGCGTAGGTGCAAATTCACCTAGTTTGTGGCCCACCATGTTTTCTGTCACGAAAACAGGGATGAACTTATTGCCATTGTGAACAGCAAACGTATGTCCTACGAAATCAGGAGAGATCATAGATCTCCTGGACCATGTCTTGATCACGGTCTTCTTTCCAGACTCATTGATTGTATCAACTTTCTTCTCCAGTCTGAAATCTATGTAGGGTCCCTTTTTAAGCGATCTTGCCATTATTTCCTTTTGCTTACAATGAATTTATCTGAGTACTTGTTCGGCTTACGGGTTTTCTCACCTTTCGCGTATCTGCCGTTTCGAGATCTTGGGTGACCTCCGGATGAACGTCCTTCACCACCACCCATTGGGTGATCGACAGGGTTCATTGCAACACCTCTTACTCGAGGACGCTTTCCAAGCCATCTGTTTCGACCAGCTTTACCCAGTCTAACATTCATGTGATCTGTGTTGCTTACGGTACCAATGGTAGCATAGCAAGTGATCAACACCATTCTCATCTCTCCGGAAGGTAACTTCAAAGTAGCATACTTACCTTCTCTCGCAACTATCTGAGCATAAGAACCTGCACTTCGTGCCATGGCTCCACCTTTACCAGGCTTCAACTCAATGTTGTGGATGATCGTACCCAAAGGAATATTTCCAAGAGGTAACGCGTTACCTAATTCAGGAGCCGCTTTAGGTCCCGAAAGCAACTTTGTTCCTACTTCCAGGCCATTAGGAGCCAGGATGTATCTTTTCTCACCGTCCGCATAATGTAGTAGGGCGATTCGAGCTGTACGTCCCGGATCATACTCAATGGAGTGAACTGTTGCAGGGATGCCTTCTTTATTTCTTTTGAAGTCAATCTCTCTCAGTTTCTTCTTATGACCGCCACCTACGTTGCGAACAGTCATTCTCCCCTGATTATTCCTACCCCCTTTGCTTTTATGCGATCTGATCAGCGACTTTTCTGGTTTGTCCGATGTTACATCATCAAAGACAGGAGCTATCCTAAATCGCTGACCCGGCGTGGTTGGTCTTAGTTTCTTAACCGCCATTATCTATTATATTTCGCTATAAAAATCAATGATGTCCCCGTCAGCAACTTTCACGATAGCCTTCTTGTACATAGGCGAGCTTCCGCTGATAACACCTGACTTGGTATATCTGGACTTACTTTTTCCCGGATGAATCATGGTATTGACATCCTCTACTGTTACTCCGTAGGTCTTCTCAACCTCTTTCTTGATCTCTACTTTGTTCGCGCTTTTAGCAACTACGAATCCATACTTGCCATGCTCATTCAAAGCAGAAAATTTCTCAGTAACGAGTGGTCTGATTAGAACTCCCATTTCTCTTAGTTCAACCGGTTAGTTAGTGTTTCTACTGAGCTCTCGAAGAATACAAGAACGTCAGTATTGATCAAATCATAAGTATTGATCTCATCGATAGAGATCACTTTCGCATTAGGAATATTTCTACTTGAAAGCGATACATTCCTATTTTCAACTGCTACCACAAAGAGTGCTTTGTCGCCACCAATAGACAATTTGTCCAGGATGCCAGCAAACTCCTTAGTTTTAGGAGACTCCATGCTGAAATCTTCCAAAACTTTCACCTGATTGTCTTTGATCTTCTGCGCTACAACAGAACGTCGAGCAAGGCGCTTAACTTTCTTGTTGAGCTTGAAGCCAAAATCACGTGGTTGTGGACCAAAAATGGTTCCCCCACCTCGGAAAATCGGGTTTTTCAAAGAACCTGCACGTGCGGTACCTGTTCCTTTTTGCTTTTTGATCTTTCTCGTAGATC
This DNA window, taken from Cytophagales bacterium, encodes the following:
- the rplX gene encoding 50S ribosomal protein L24 yields the protein MGQVKTHIRKGDTVKVIAGNDKGSTGKVLEIFLSKNRAIVEGVNMVTKHVKPSANNPEGGIQNTEAAVHISNLMVVDPSTGETTRIGRKLNDDGKLQRYAKKSGNFISVSDNG
- the rpsH gene encoding 30S ribosomal protein S8; the encoded protein is MVTDPIGDYLTRLRNAIKANHRVVEVPASNLKKEVSRVLRDKGYIQNFKVEEDGKQGVIKIALRYNPQTKQSAITKLQRVSTPGLRKYANANELPRVLNGLGIAVLSTSKGVLSDKEARREHVGGEVLCYVY
- the rplP gene encoding 50S ribosomal protein L16 → MLQPKRTKFRKKQKGRVKGLAQRGHTLAFGTFGIKSLEPGWITSRQIEAARIAMTRAMKREGQVWIRIFPDKPVTKKPAEVRMGKGKGAPEYWVATVKPGTILFEASGVSVELANEALRLAAQKLPISTKFIVRRDYQG
- the rpsQ gene encoding 30S ribosomal protein S17, which gives rise to MERNLRKERVGQVVSNKMQKTITVSVERREKHPIYGKFIRKTSKLTAHDENNDCNIGDTVRLMETRPLSKNKRWRLVEIIERAK
- the rplE gene encoding 50S ribosomal protein L5 encodes the protein MANPRLKDKYLSDIVPALKDKFQYKSVMQVPKIEKIAINKGIGAAVADKKLIDVGVDELTMIAGQKAVPTKAKKSVSNFKLREGMPIGARVTLRGDRMYEFLDRLMTVALPRVRDFRGIKEKGFDGRGNYTLGVEEQIIFPEISIDKINRISGMDITFVTSAGSDEESLALLRAFGLPFVNKNQKED
- the rplN gene encoding 50S ribosomal protein L14, with product MIQQESRLSVADNSGAKEVLCIRVLGGTKKRYASIGDTIVVSVKSASSSSAVKKGTVSKAVVVRTKKEIRRKDGSYIRFDDNAAVLLNTNNEPRGTRIFGPVARELREKQFMKIVSLAPEVL
- the rpsN gene encoding 30S ribosomal protein S14, giving the protein MAREAVKARERKREKLVARYAAKRKALKEAGDYEGLDKLPRNSSKVRLHNRCKLTGRPKGYMRKFGISRVTFREMASEGKIPGVTKASW
- the rpmD gene encoding 50S ribosomal protein L30 is translated as MAKVAITQVRSTIKRPSNQRRTIEALGLGKINRTVEKELNPQIQGMIDTVAHLVEVKEL
- the rpsE gene encoding 30S ribosomal protein S5 is translated as MSKSNIKAVKASEIDLKEKVVAIKRVAKVVKGGRRFSFSAIVVVGDGHGVVGYGLGKANEVTDAITKGIDDAKKNLVRVPVLKGTVPHEALGKFGGGLVLLKPASAGTGVIAGGAMRAVLESAGIHDVLAKSKGSSNPHNVVKATFDALNRMRDPWSVAKQRGVTLDKVFNG
- the rplR gene encoding 50S ribosomal protein L18 — its product is MAISKTERRSRIKKGIRSKISGTADIPRVSVFKSNKAIYAQIIDDVSGTTLTSSSSVEIGKTGVNIEVSKEVGKALAEKAKGANVEKVVFDRNGYPYHGKIKALADGAREGGLKF
- the rplO gene encoding 50S ribosomal protein L15, coding for MRLETLKPAEGSTKSRKRIGRGQGSGRGGTSTRGHKGAKSRSGYSRKIGFEGGQMPLQRRVPKFGFKNNNKVVMKPINLDTLQKLNEDKGITEINTTVLKENGLAGSNDVIKILGRGELTAALTITANKFSESAKAAIEKAGGTITIEE
- the rplF gene encoding 50S ribosomal protein L6; protein product: MSRIGKAPVSIPAGVTVDIKGGNVTVKGPKGELSQDIGVEITANIEDGQVVVARPTEQKRHKALHGLYRSLINNMVEGVNSGYKKELELVGVGYKAALQGNVLELNLGYSHSIYLAIPPEVKATAVTEKGKNPVVTLEGADKQLVGQMAAKLRSLRKIEPYKGKGIRFVGEQIRRKAGKTAAK
- the rpmC gene encoding 50S ribosomal protein L29, with translation MKNSEIKALTLEELNGKIAVEVENYNKLKFAHAVTPIENPMKIRDSRRLIARLHTELSNKKNQQAD